In one Phalacrocorax carbo chromosome 16, bPhaCar2.1, whole genome shotgun sequence genomic region, the following are encoded:
- the LOC104040438 gene encoding myosin-1B isoform X2, whose amino-acid sequence MSSDSEMAIFGAAAPYLRKSEKERIEAQNKPFDAKTSVFVVHPKESFVKGTIQSKESGKVTVKTEGGEVLTVKEDQIFSMNPPKYDKIEDMAMMTHLHEPAVLYNLKERYAAWMIYTYSGLFCVTVNPYKWLPVYNPEVVLAYRGKKRQEAPPHIFSISDNAYQFMLTDRENQSILITGESGAGKTVNTKRVIQYFATIAASGDKKKEEQQPAGKMQGTLEDQIISANPLLEAFGNAKTVRNDNSSRFGKFIRIHFGATGKLASADIETYLLEKSRVTFQLKAERSYHIFYQIMSNKKPELIEMLLITTNPYDYQYVSQGEITVPSINDQEELMATDSAIDILGFTPDEKTAIYKLTGAVMHYGNLKFKQKQREEQAEPDGTEVADKAAYLMGLNSADLLKALCYPRVKVGNEYVTKGQTVQQVYNSVGALAKAVFEKMFLWMVVRINQQLDTKQPRQYFIGVLDIAGFEIFDFNSLEQLCINFTNEKLQQFFNHHMFVLEQEEYKKEGIEWEFIDFGMDLAACIELIEKPMGIFSILEEECMFPKATDTSFKNKLYDQHLGKSNNFQKPKPGKGKAEAHFSLVHYAGTVDYNISGWLEKNKDPLNETVVGLYQKSSMKTLALLFASVGGAEAESGGGGKKGGKKKGSSFQTVSALFRENLNKLMTNLRSTHPHFVRCLIPNETKTPGAMEHELVLHQLRCNGVLEGIRICRKGFPSRILYADFKQRYKVLNASAIPEGQFIDSKKASEKLLGSIDVDHTQYKFGHTKVFFKAGLLGLLEEMRDEKLAQLITRTQAMCRGYLMRVEFRKMMERRESIFCIQYNVRSFMNVKHWPWMKLFFKIKPLLKSAESEKEMANMKGEFEKTKEELAKSEAKRKELEEKMVSLLQEKNDLQLQVQAEADGLADAEERCDQLIKTKIQLEAKIKEVTERAEDEEEINAELTAKKRKLEDECSELKKDIDDLELTLAKVEKEKHATENKVKNLTEEMAVLDETIAKLTKEKKALQEAHQQTLDDLQAEEDKVNTLTKAKTKLEQQVDDLEGSLEQEKKLRMDLERAKRKLEGDLKLNQDSIMDLENDKQQLDEKLKKKDFEISQIQSKIEDEQALGMQLQKKIKELQARIEELEEEIEAERTSRAKAEKHRADLSRELEEISERLEEAGGATAAQIEMNKKREAEFQKMRRDLEEATLQHEATAAALRKKHADSTAELGEQIDNLQRVKQKLEKEKSELKMEIDDLASNMESVSKAKANLEKMCRSLEDQLSEIKTKEEEHQRTINDISAQKARLQTESGEYSRQVEEKDVLISQLSRGKQAFTQQIEELKRHLEEEIKAKNALAHALQSARHDCDLLREQYEEEQEAKGELQRALSKANSEVAQWRTKYETDAIQRTEELEEAKKKLAQRLQDAEEHVEAINSKCASLEKTKQRLQNEVEDLMIEVERSNAACAALDKKQKNFDKILAEWKQKYEETQTELEASQKESRSLSTELFKMKNAYEESLDHLETLKRENKNLQQEISDLTEQIAEGGKAIRELEKVKKQIEQEKSELQASLEEAEASLEHEEGKILRLQLELNQVKSEIDRKIAEKDEEIDQLKRNHLRIVESMQSTLDAEIRSRNEALRLKKKMEGDLNEMEIQLSHANRQAAEAQKNLRNTQGVLKDTQIHLDDALRTQEDLKEQVAMVERRANLLQAEIEELRAALEQAERSRKVAEQELMDASERVQLLHTQNTSLINTKKKLETDIAQIQGEMEDTIQEARNAEEKAKKAITDAAMMAEELKKEQDTSAHLERMKKNLDQTVKDLQHRLDEAEQLALKGGKKQIQKLEARVRELEGEVDAEQKRSAEAVKGVRKYERRVKELTYQSEEDRKNVLRLQDLVDKLQMKVKSYKRQAEEAEELSNVNLSKFRKIQHELEEAEERADIAESQVNKLRAKSREIGKKAENEE is encoded by the exons GTTCTTACCGTGAAGGAAGATCAAATCTTCTCCATGAACCCTCCCAAATATGATAAAATCGAGGACATGGCCATGATGACCCACCTCCACGAACCCGCTGTGCTGTACAACCTCAAAGAGCGTTATGCAGCCTGGATGATCTAC ACCTACTCGGGTCTCTTCTGTGTCACTGTCAACCCCTACAAGTGGCTGCCGGTGTACAACCCGGAGGTGGTGTTGGCCTACCGAGGCAAGAAGCGCCAGGAGGCCCCTCCACACATCTTCTCCATCTCTGACAACGCCTACCAGTTCATGCTGACTG ATCGCGAGAACCAGTCGATCCTGATCAC CGGAGAATCCGGTGCAGGGAAGACTGTGAACACAAAGCGTGTCATCCAGTACTTTGCAACAATTGCAGCGAGTGGGGAcaagaagaaggaagagcagcagccagctggcaaAATGCAG GGGACGCTTGAGGATCAAATCATCAGCGCCAACCCACTGCTGGAGGCTTTTGGTAATGCCAAGACCGTGAGGAACGACAACTCCTCTCGCTTT GGTAAATTCATCAGAATCCATTTTGGTGCCACGGGAAAACTGGCTTCTGCTGACATTGAAACAT ATCTGCTGGAGAAGTCCAGAGTCACTTTCCAGCTCAAGGCAGAAAGAAGCTACCACATATTCTATCAGATCATGTCCAACAAGAAGCCAGAGCTGATTG AGATGTTACTGATCACCACCAACCCATATGACTATCAGTATGTGAGTCAAGGTGAGATCACAGTTCCCAGCATTAATGACCAGGAAGAGCTGATGGCCACGGAC AGTGCCATTGACATCCTGGGCTTCACTCCTGATGAGAAGACAGCCATTTACAAGCTGACAGGGGCTGTCATGCACTATGGGAACCTGAAGTTCAAGCAGAAGCAGCGtgaggagcaggcagagccgGACGGCACAGAAG TTGCTGACAAGGCTGCCTACCTGATGGGTCTGAACTCAGCAGACCTGCTCAAGGCCCTCTGCTACCCCCGAGTCAAGGTTGGGAATGAATATGTGACCAAGGGTCAAACTGTGCAGCAG gtATACAATTCAGTGGGTGCTCTGGCAAAGGCTGTGTTTGAGAAGATGTTCTTGTGGATGGTTGTCCGTATCAACCAGCAGCTGGATACGAAGCAGCCCAGACAGTACTTCATTGGTGTCCTGGACATTGCTGGCTTTGAGATCTTTGAT TTCAACAGCCTGGAGCAGCTGTGCATCAACTTCACCAATGAGAAACTGCAACAGTTCTTCAACCACCACATGTtcgtgctggagcaggaggagtaCAAGAAGGAAGGAATTGAGTGGGAGTTCATTGACTTTGGGATGGACCTGGCTGCCTGCATTGAGCTCATTGAGAAG CCCATGGGCATCTTCTCCATCCTGGAAGAGGAGTGCATGTTCCCCAAGGCAACTGACACCTCTTTCAAGAACAAGCTCTACGACCAACATCTGGGCAAGTCCAACAACTTCCAGAAGCCTAAACCTGGAAAAGGCAAGGCTGAGGCCCACTTCTCCCTGGTGCACTATGCTGGCACGGTGGACTACAACATCTCTGGCTGGCTTGAGAAGAACAAGGATCCCCTGAATGAAACTGTTGTGGGGCTGTACCAGAAATCATCAATGAAGACACTGGCTTTACTCTTTGCCTCTGTTGGTGGGGCAGAAGCAG AGAGTGGTGGCGGTGGCAAGAAGGGCGGCAAGAAGAAGGGTTCTTCTTTCCAGACTGTCTCAGCTCTTTTCCGG GAAAATTTAAACAAGCTGATGACCAATCTGCGAAGCACACATCCCCATTTTGTGCGATGCCTTATTCCTAATGAAACAAAGACACCTG GTGCTATGGAACACGAGCTGGTGCTGCATCAGCTGCGGTGTAACGGCGTGCTGGAAGGGATTAGAATCTGCAGGAAAGGATTCCCCAGCAGAATACTCTATGCAGACTTTAAACAGAG GTATAAGGTGCTTAATGCCAGTGCGATCCCAGAGGGACAGTTCATTGATAGCAAGAAGGCTTCTGAGAAGCTCCTTGGGTCAATTGATGTGGACCACACCCAGTACAAATTTGGCCACACCAAG GTGTTCTTCAAAGCTGGGCTGCTGGGACTCCTGGAGGAGATGAGGGATGAGAAGCTGGCACAGCTCATCACCCGCACGCAGGCTATGTGCAGGGGTTACCTGATGAGAGTGGAGTTCAGGAAAATGATGGAAAGGAG AGAGTCCATCTTCTGTATCCAGTACAACGTTCGGTCCTTCATGAATGTGAAGCACTGGCCCTGGATGAAGCTGTTCTTCAAGATCAAGCCCTTGCTAAAGAGTGCAGAATCTGAGAAGGAGATGGCCAACATGAAGGGGGAATTTGAGAAAACCAAGGAAGAACTTGCAAAGTCTGAGGCAAAGAGGaaagagctggaggagaaaatggtttctttgctgcaggaaaaaaatgatctGCAGCTCCAAGTGCAGGCT GAAGCTGATGGTCTGGCTGATGCTGAGGAAAGATGTGACCAGCtcatcaaaaccaaaatccagCTGGAAGCCAAAATTAAGGAGGTGACTGAAAGAGccgaggatgaggaggaaatTAATGCTGAGCTGACAGCCAAGAAGAGGAAACTGGAGGATGAATGTTCAGAGCTGAAGAAAGATATTGATGACCTTGAGTTAACGCTGGCCAAGgttgagaaggaaaaacatgccACTGAAAACAAG GTGAAAAACCTCACAGAGGAGATGGCAGTCCTGGACGAGACCATTGCCAAGCtgacaaaagagaagaaagcccTCCAAGAGGCCCATCAGCAGACACTGGATGACCTGCAGGCAGAAGAGGACAAAGTCAATACGCTGACCAAAGCTAAGAccaagctggagcagcaagtggACGAT CTGGAGGGGTCCCTGgagcaagagaagaaactgcGCATGGACCTTGAGAGAGCCAAGAGGAAACTCGAAGGAGACCTGAAGCTGAACCAGGATTCCATAATGGACTTGGAAAATGATAAGCAGCAGCTGGACGAGAAACTGAAGAA GAAAGACTTTGAAATCAGCCAGATCCAGAGCAAAATTGAGGATGAGCAAGCCCTGGGCATGCAATTACAGAAGAAGATCAAGGAGCTGCAG GCTCGTATTGAGGAACTGGAGGAGGAAATTGAGGCAGAGCGAACCTCTCGGGCAAAAGCAGAGAAGCATCGGGCTGACCTCTCGAGGGAGCTAGAGGAGATCAGCGAGCGcttggaggaagcaggaggggCTACGGCAGCTCAGATTGAGATGAACAAGAAGCGTGAGGCAGAATTTCAGAAGATGCGCCGCGACCTCGAAGAGGCCACGCTGCAGCACGAAGCGACGGCTGCCGCCCTGCGGAAGAAGCATGCGGACAGCACCGCTGAGCTTGGGGAGCAGATCGACAACCTGCAACGGGTGAAGcagaagctggagaaggagaagagtGAGCTGAAGATGGAGATTGACGACTTGGCCAGCAACATGGAGTCCGTCTCCAAAGCCAAG GCAAATCTGGAGAAGATGTGTCGCTCCCTAGAGGATCAACTCAGTGAGATTAAGACAAAGGAGGAGGAACATCAGCGCACAATTAATGACATTAGTGCTCAGAAAGCTCGGCTACAAACAGAATCTG GTGAATATTCACgccaggtggaggaaaaagATGTTCTGATTTCTCAGCTGTCAAGAGGCAAGCAGGCTTTCACCCAACAGATTGAGGAACTCAAGAGGCACTTAGAGGAAGAGATAAAG GCCAAGAACGCCCTGGCCCACGCCTTGCAGTCTGCTCGCCACGACTGTGACTTGCTCCGGGAACAGTatgaggaggagcaggaagcCAAGGGGGAGCTGCAGCGCGCCCTGTCCAAGGCCAACAGCGAAGTGGCCCAGTGGAGAACCAAATACGAGACAGACGCTATTCAGCGCacggaggagctggaggaggccaa GAAGAAGCTGGCACAGCGcctgcaggatgcagaggaaCACGTTGAAGCCATCAATTCCAAATGTGCCTCCCtggaaaagacaaagcagaggctgcagaatGAAGTGGAGGACTTGATGATTGAAGTGGAGCGATCGAACGCTGCCTGTGCAGCTCTGGATAAGAAGCAGAAGAACTTTGACAAG ATCCTGGCAGAATGGAAGCAGAAGTATGAGGAAACTCAGACTGAGCTGGAAGCCTCCCAGAAGGAGTCTCGCTCTCTCAGCACGGAGCTCTTTAAGATGAAGAATGCCTATGAGGAGTCCTTGGACCACCTGGAAACGCTGAAGCGTGAGAACAAGAACTTGCAGC AGGAGATTTCCGACCTCACGGAGCAGATTGCGGAGGGAGGAAAGGCGATTCGTGAACTGGAGAAAGTCAAGAAGCAGATTGAGCAGGAGAAGTCTGAACTCCAAGCCTCACTGGAGGAAGCTGAG GCCTCCCTAGAGCATGAAGAGGGGAAGATCCTGCGCCTCCAGCTTGAGCTCAACCAGGTGAAGTCTGAGATTGACAGGAAGATAGCAGAGAAAGATGAGGAGATCGACCAGCTGAAGAGAAACCACCTCAGAATTGTGGAGTCCATGCAGAGCACCCTGGACGCTGAGATCAGGAGCAGGAATGAAGCCTTGCGGCTGAAGAAGAAGATGGAGGGAGACCTGAATGAAATGGAGATCCAGCTGAGCCACGCCAACCGCCAGGCTGCAGAGGCACAAAAGAACCTGAGAAACACACAGGGGGTGCTCAAG GATACCCAGATACACCTGGACGATGCTCTCCGGACACAGGAGGACCTGAAGGAGCAGGTGGCCATGGTGGAGCGCAGGGCAAACCTGTTGCAGGCTGAAATTGAGGAGCTACgggcagccctggagcaggCGGAGCGGTCAAGGAAAGTGGCTGAGCAGGAACTGATGGATGCAAGTGAGAGAGTTCAGCTCCTCCATACCCAG AACACCAGCTTGATCAACACCAAAAAGAAGCTGGAAACAGACATTGCCCAAATTCAGGGTGAAATGGAGGATACGATCCAGGAAGCCCGCAATGCTGAAGAGAAGGCCAAGAAGGCCATCACAGAT GCAGCCATGATGGCCGAAGAGCTGAAGAAGGAGCAGGACACCAGCGCCCACCTGGAGAGGATGAAGAAGAACCTGGACCAGACGGTGAAGGACCTGCAGCACCGCCTGGATGAAGCTGAGCAGTTGGCGCTGAAAGGAGGCAAGAAGCAAATCCAGAAGCTGGAGGCCAGA GTGCGGGAGCTGGAAGGGGAGGTTGATGCTGAGCAGAAGCGCAGCGCTGAGGCCGTGAAGGGCGTGCGCAAGTACGAGAGGAGGGTGAAGGAGCTGACCTACCAG TCTGAAGAAGACAGGAAGAATGTTCTGAGGCTCCAGGATCTGGTGGACAAGCttcaaatgaaagtaaaatcCTACAAGAGACAAGCTGAGGAGGCT gaggagctgtccAATGTCAACCTCTCCAAGTTCCGCAAGATCCAGCACGAGCTGGAGGAAGCCGAGGAGCGGGCTGACATTGCAGAGTCGCAGGTCAACAAGCTCCGAGCAAAGAGCCGTGAAATTGGcaagaaggcagaaaatgaaGAGTAA